The Anguilla anguilla isolate fAngAng1 chromosome 4, fAngAng1.pri, whole genome shotgun sequence genome has a window encoding:
- the emilin2b gene encoding EMILIN-2 yields MKCILADSKLEFTVLSLLLTFSLIYGTPSKYSLFQGSAYSGAAPRPRNKNWCAYVVHKNVTCAVLASTESSVESELAPCPVHLPDCAQQLMYRTRFRPTYKIGYKVVTELEWRCCPAFQGPNCRDLKDAPPKPTLMLRPPTHTLAGVGHTQQTQIPESGESGLRGQQLQDGEKVRHLEEEVQRLSQTVLDLQAAMTGMNENLRVNIQEDTSKMLVTLLNNMRPPNSALTGATESIRLQEHGLGQDPRVLEEVMARLSDVTDTLKSKSDILEELQSTVSGHDGQLRLLLEAAQSPQATAPAPQPLTALQTYFDGKIADLRHELMEGIEIKMADLKNTCEYQIASMQEQCEGHDSSYLSLAELLDSKEADLRKEIQDLKLNVDGEDSALRKEVGRISEAHQALNARLDSELGHLSTLQTEDVFSQRFKDLEARVNATVKNCEENSIYMEDKMNQQIADKVKQLRNQMEEKLITVEEQFTTMLVEINNCSTSGVDSLAVDTLQSEVNSNMRFIQDLEKKVNALGEACSKDCSSNKKTIENILQDVKICRSDLDVMNSDVGGNSDKIRELEDLLQGRLQSEQQNSKDFADLQGVVISLKDNVGGLGFTVASLAESLSIYSQDLQYVNSTCGQTGVDCQQEAKEMRELLDSRLIGAALDVSQVEELKRGLVQLSGQVSAELSQCKETTEGVKKEVSSVDGRVANVENACSKLDTMSDSLLRIKEGLNKHVTSLWTCINHINATMRVHSVDIGGLKGSVQEFHTQLSDIAQDFQDLATSSPTKPGANVRQGNPKPPTETRIHIPVIIPQRTPPVTTRPRQPTTRRQTSGPHPPNGPQKPVIEAGEAGPPGTMRRTLLKLPQSDGAMPTFTGYAGAPGYPPQSPVPINPKINPVAHTPKKPVSHKTVVARGAGDHKPGEPFSFSAGITVMPFSGETGVIRFNKVLVNDGGHYDPHTGVFTAPADGRYLVSAVLTAQRGERVQAVLSVSNRSVQRLDSWGYRQAPGEREPSPAPDSCSCGGSASLSLALSLKRGDRVGLVLTGGKLAVTESRDVLSTFSAVFLYSPPSST; encoded by the exons ATGAAGTGTATTCTTGCTGACTCCAAGTTGGAATTTAcagttctttctctcttgctcactttttcattgatttatgGAACCCCATCGAAATACAGCTTATTTCAGGGTAGCGCCTACTCGGGGGCTGCACCGAGACCGAGGAATAA AAACTGGTGTGCGTATGTTGTGCACAAGAACGTGACTTGCGCCGTCCTAGCATCCACGGAAAGTTCAGTTGAATCAGAGCTCGCGCCGTGCCCGGTGCATCTCCCTGACTGCGCGCAACAACTGAT GTATAGGACGAGGTTCCGGCCCACCTACAAAATTGGGTATAAGGTGGTGACTGAgctggagtggaggtgctgccCAGCGTTCCAGGGCCCAAACTGCAGGGACCTCAAAGATGCCCCTCCAAAACCGACACTAATGTTGagaccccccacacacactctcgcaggCGTAGGACACACTCAACAAACGCAGA TTCCAGAGTCTGGAGAAAGTGGTCTACGgggccagcagctgcaggatgGAGAGAAGGTCCGtcacctggaggaggaggtccAGCGGCTCTCCCAGACTGTGCTGGACTTGCAGGCAGCCATGACCGGCATGAACGAGAACCTGCGGGTGAACATCCAGGAGGACACCAGCAAGATGCTTGTGACACTTCTCAACAACATGCGGCCGCCTAACAGCGCCTTGACCGGGGCTACAGAGAGCATTCGACTGCAAGAGCACGGGCTGGGCCAGGACCCCAGGGTCCTGGAAGAGGTGATGGCCAGACTCAGTGATGTTACCGACACTCTGAAGAGCAAGAGCGACATCCTGGAAGAGCTGCAGAGTACTGTGTCTGGTCACGATGGCCAGCTGCGGCTGCTGTTGGAAGCCGCCCAGAGTCCTCAGGCCACTGCTCCTGCCCCACAGCCCCTTACCGCTTTACAGACCTACTTCGATGGCAAGATCGCTGACCTGAGGCACGAGCTCATGGAGGGGATTGAGATCAAGATGGCTGACCTGAAAAATACCTGCGAGTATCAGATCGCATCGATGCAGGAGCAGTGCGAGGGTCATGATTCCAGCTACCTTAGCCTGGCGGAGCTCCTGGACTCCAAGGAGGCCGACCTCAGGAAGGAGATCCAGGATCTCAAGCTGAACGTTGATGGGGAGGACAGTGCTCTCCGGAAGGAGGTGGGGCGCATTTCTGAGGCCCACCAGGCCCTCAATGCCAGGCTGGACAGTGAACTGGGGCACCTATCGACACTTCAGACTGAAGATGTTTTTAGCCAGCGCTTCAAGGACCTGGAGGCTCGAGTCAATGCGACTGTAAAGAACTGTGAGGAGAACAGCATCTACATGGAGGATAAGATGAATCAGCAGATTGCAGACAAGGTAAAACAGCTGAGAAACCAGATGGAGGAGAAGCTGATCACTGTGGAAGAACAGTTCACCACAATGCTGGTTGAGATAAACAACTGCAGTACGTCTGGAGTAGACAGTCTGGCAGTGGACACTTTGCAGAGCGAAGTGAACTCTAACATGCGCTTCATTCAGGATCTGGAGAAAAAGGTGAATGCTCTGGGTGAAGCATGCTCCAAAGACTGCAGCTCGAACAAGAAAACTATTGAGAACATATTGCAGGATGTTAAGATTTGCAGGAGTGACCTGGATGTAATGAATTCAGATGTGGGTGGCAATTCAGATAAGATCAGAGAACTTGAGGACCTCCTCCAGGGGCGCCTGCAGTCGGAGCAGCAGAACAGCAAGGATTTTGCAGATCTGCAGGGTGTGGTCATTTCACTGAAGGACAATGTTGGAGGCTTAGGATTTACTGTTGCAAGCTTGGCCGAGTCTCTGAGCATATACTCACAGGACCTCCAGTATGTAAATTCCACCTGCGGCCAGACTGGCGTTGACTGCCAGCAGGAGGCTAAAGAGATGCGTGAGCTTCTGGACAGTCGCCTGATCGGGGCAGCTCTAGATGTCAGTcaggtggaggagctgaagagaGGCCTGGTCCAGCTCAGTGGCCAAGTCAGTGCAGAGCTCAGCCAATGTAAGGAGACCACCGAGGGGGTCAAGAAGGAGGTGTCCAGCGTGGACGGCCGGGTGGCTAATGTGGAGAATGCGTGCAGCAAGCTGGACACCATGTCTGACAGCCTGCTAAGAATCAAAGAGGGCCTGAACAAGCATGTTACCAGCCTGTGGACATGTATTAACCACATCAATGCCACCATGAGAGTCCACTCCGTAGACATCGGAGGGCTCAAGGGCTCCGTCCAGGAATTCCATACGCAACTCTCAGATATTGCCCAGGACTTTCAGGACCTGGCAACAAGCAGTCCTACCAAACCAG GTGCTAATGTCAGACAGGGGAACCCCAAACCACCAACCGAGACCAGAATCCACATCCCCGTCATCATCCCCCAGAGGACACCGCCCGTCACCACTCGCCCCCGCCAGCCAACCACACGCCGCCAAACCTCGGGGCCCCACCCACCGAACGGCCCTCAGAAGCCTGTGATAGAGGCGGGTGAGGCAGGGCCCCCGGGCACCATGCGCAGGACCCTCCTCAAGCTGCCCCAGAGCGACGGGGCCATGCCGACCTTCACAGGCTATGCTGGGGCCCCAG GTTACCCCCCTCAGTCTCCTGTGCCCATTAATCCCAAAATAAATCCAG TGGCCCATACACCGAAGAAGCCAGTATCACATAAGACTGTTGTGGCTCGAG GAGCTGGAGATCACAAACCAGGGGAACCCTTTTCCTTTTCGGCTGGCATCACCGTCATGCCCTTCTCAGGGGAGACTGGAGTCATTCgcttcaacaaggtgctggtcAATGACGGAGGGCACTACGATCCCCACACAG GTGTCTTCACCGCGCCTGCGGACGGGCGCTACCTGGTGAGCGCCGTGCTGACGGCTCAGAGGGGCGAGCGGGTGCAGGCGGTGCTGTCCGTGTCCAACCGCAGCGTGCAGAGGCTGGACTCCTGGGGATACCGGCAGGCGCCCGGCGAGCGggagcccagccccgccccggaCAGCTGCAGCTGCggaggctccgcctccctcaGCCTCGCGCTCAGCCTGAAGCGTGGGGACCGCGTCGGCCTGGTCCTCACCGGCGGCAAGCTGGCCGTGACCGAGTCCAGAGACGTCCTCTCCACCTTCAGCGCCGTCTTCCTCTactccccccccagcagcacatag